The DNA window ATTCGGAACCATCGGTTCCCTACCCCCAAATCACGGTCTCTCCATTTTTTTCGCATTTTCAAGAAAGATGTTTGCGAATTTGAAAAAGGCAGCCCCAATCACCGGAAGACTTCTAATTCTGCCCGATAATAACTCCACCACTTTCAAAGATTGGTATAACAATTGCGAATTCCGTTATCCGGTGATGTAATAAACTACTGTCAAAGTTGAGGATGAGTTCTATGAAAACTGATATCGGCCTTGTAAGCATGGGACCGGTTGATCGGCAATTGATTAACCGCCTTAAGACAGATCTTGAAGAAAGGGATATCGGTAGTTCGGTAGTGTTGTCGTTCTGGGAGAGATCGACCTGCCCGATAAGGCGTATAATCCCCGACGACGGCAGTATCGGGGTGGCCCTCTTTTAGATATGCTGTGTGGATACCGGAACCGGGAAACCGGCCGAGTGCTTGGTCTTGTCGAAGGGGATTGCTATGTGGAGAGTCTCAATTTTGTGTTTGGCCTTGCAACCCGGGGCGGACGGGAAGCGCTGATTGCACTCCCCCGCCTTCGTGCAGGCATTGCCGGCCGCCGCCCGGACCCGAAAACCATTGATAATCGTATTCTGAAAGAAGCACTCCATGAACTCGGCCACAACTGGGGTCTCGATCATTGCAATAACCCCGATTGTGTCATGCGTTTCTCATTGACCCTGGCCGAAGTTGACGAAAAAAGCTCTTCTTTTTGCAAACAATGTGCGGTGAAGAGGGAGTCAAAGATTTTGGAAAGGGATGGAAATACAGCGTAACAGTTTATGTTCTGTCAGCTGCCTTGTTTTTGTTATCACCCGAAGTTTCTCCGGATTCGACAAAATACTCCCGCCAGTAGGCATCGGTTAATTCGGCGAGACGACTCCCGAAATCTTCCAGCGCAGCATGATAGCCGGTATCTTCCATCGCATGCCGGGCAGCGTCATCCTGGGGCTTTACATTACAGCCCTGTGCGATGTCCATGAATTCGCCATGATGGTCTCTGAACAGACAGGGCCTGAGCAGATTTTCTTTGCGATCGATATACCGCTGCTGCCAGCTTCTTCCACCGGCAAAGAAATCAGAAAAGAGGGCATCAACCAGGGTCTTGTTTTGAGCATAGAGATTACGGACATTATCCTTGAAATAGGGGACAAAGACACAGGGCATGATATTGCCGTTCCAGTCGATATAGAAATACCCGTTACCGCCTTTGGCACAGGAGATACATCCCCGTGACGCGTGCGCACTGTTCCAGAAATCGGCGATAAACCACGGATGCTCCCGGATGACCTTTTTACATTTTTTAAAGAGTTCAAACCGCTGCTCCGGCGTGATCATGTGATGAGGAGCGAACTCCCGTCCGATCGGCATATAATGAAACATCCACATATAGGTTGCTCCGAGCGTATCAAAGCAGTACTCGTAGAATCTGTCCGACAGCATCAGATCGATATTTTCAGGGGTAACTGTTACCGAAATACCGAAAGGCACGCCCTGGTGACAGAGCTTTTCAAAGGCGTTCATGATTTTACCGTAGGTTCCTTTACCCCTGCGCTTGTCGGTCTGGTCTTCGAAACCTTCAAGTGATACCGCAGGAGTGAGATTACCAAGGTCGGCCAGACGACGGGCGATATCGTTAGTGATAAGTGTTCCATTGGTGTACATCAGAAAATAGGCATCGGAGTTGAACTGTTCGGCAAGATCGAAAATCTTTTTCCCCTCACTCTCGTACAGCAGCGGCTCACCTCCTGAAATGACAAAAAACCGCATTCCCATCAGATTGTGGGCTTCGGAAATAATCCGCTCGACGACGGGCCATTCCAGTGTCTGCTGCGTTCCGGGCAATGAAGATGCATAACAACCGGCACAGTTGAGATTGCAACGCTGTGTGGGGCTCAGCACCATGAAATAGGGCGGCGGAACGTTATGTTCCTTTGTATATCTTTGACCAACCGTATTTTTGGAATATCCAAGAATAGCCGGTGAGATCAGTTTGTCAATAGCACTCACCACCGCCTTGCGGGAAACCCTTCCCTGCTTAATGTTGTTCAGGATACATTCATACATGCTCCGCAGTACATGATATCGCTCTATCCTTGTATTTCTGGTCAGATTGGAATTCTTTTCGTCAACAACGGCATGATAAAACCAGTCTTCAAAATGTTTCCGCGTAAACTCTCCCGTCATTCCCTCATTAAGCAGCAATTGCGTAAAAACGGAAACAATGGCACTTTTATTGAACAGCATATAACACTCCTTTTTACTTTTTGTAATTGCGTTTCGATCACCCGGGTATGACACCCATCTCCTACACCACCTCTATTTTTGACAGGCTGCGAGTAATTCCAGTCACGACGCCGGGACAGGACAATTTCCGAAAAGTTAGTGATAAATACTTTTCCCCTCGGATAATACTTAACCCCTGGGCAAATATTACTCACAACCGATAACACCAATCACGCAAAAAGTATACCATCGTGCATACCGCCTTCGTCTACCGGAGCGACTTCTCCTGTTTAAATAAAATCATAGTACTTCTCTCATCTTTTTCCCACTATCGGGAATCTACTTTGCGTATTTGAAAAGAACAGGAGGAGACCTTCCCGGCAATTTACTTCAGAAGGGTTTAGGCATAATAATTGCGTATAATAAGAATCTGAACTATTTATTTTTCTATCAAAGGATCTCACCATAATGGAGTCTATCGATAAAAATTTCAATACCACAGACCGACAACTTATCTATGAAGGGTATAATCCTGAAGAAGAGCCTTTACGGGAGGCGTTATGCACCCTGGGAAACGGCTATTTTGCCACCCGGGGTGCGCATGAGAGTACGACCGACGATTCGATCCATTATCCCGGCACCTATATACCAGGCGGCTATAACCGTCTGGAATCCAATGTCCGGGGACAGATCATAGAAAATGAAGATCTGGTCAACTGGCCCAACTGGCTCCCCTTAACGTTCCGTTATACCGAGGATGAGGTCTGGTTTTCACCAGATACGGTTGAACTGACAACCTACCGTCAAATTCTCGACCTCAAAACCGGCACTCTCACCTATATCCACGAATTCATGGATGACAGGGGGAGAAAAACCAGAATTGAAAGCATGCGTTTTATTCATATGGGTAAGCGGCATCTGGCATCCCTGCGCTGGCGACTCACTCCCCTGAACTGGTCGGGTGATATTATTATCCGTTCGGCCCTTGACGGCAGGGTCAGCAACAATCTGGTAGCACGGTACCGTCAACTGAACGGCAACCACCTTCAACCACTCAAAACAGGCTACAGCACCGAAAACATCATCTATCTGAAAGTGCGTACGGTTCAATCGGATATCCACCTGGCCCAGGCTGCGCGCACCGAGGTGTTCGATGCCGACGATTCTCCGGCCGCAGCGAAACGGATAACCCGCCAGGAAGAAGCGTACATCGCCCAGGATCTTTTTCTCTCGTGCCGGAAAAATCATCCTCTTTATGTGGAAAAAGTGGTCAGCCTGCATACTTCCCGGGATGTTGCAACCAGTGAATCGATTTATCAATCGACCAACTCACTGGTAAAAGCACCCCGGATCGACACTCTTTATACCATGCAGAAAAGGGCGTGGAAACATCTGTGGGAACGATTCGACCACCGTGTGGAAGATCATAAACAGACACAAAAAATCCTCCACCTTCATGCATTCCATCTCCTGCAAACCATTTCGATCAACAGTATCGATCTGGATACAGGCATTCCTCCACGGGGCCTTCATGGGGAAGCGTACCGTGGCCATATCATGTGGGATGAGCTGTTTGTATTTCCCTTTCTCAATTACCGTCTTCCGGTCCTCACCCGGTCATTGCTCATGTACCGGTATCGCCGTCTTGACGCAGCACGGAATGCCGCTCGCGAAGCAGGCTATAAAGGCGCCATGTTTCCCTGGCAGAGCGGCAGTGACGGCAGGGAAGAAAGCCAGAGCATTCATCTTAATCCATTGTCGGGTCGGTGGGTATCCGATATTACCCATTTGCAGCGGCATGTAGGTGCGGCAATCGCCTATTCGATCCAGCAATATTATCAGACCACCGACGACAAAGAATTTCTTTACTTTTTCGGCGCAGAGCTTATTCTCGAAATAGCCCGTTTCTGGTGTTCCCTGGCCGAATATAATCCGGATAAAAAACGCTACGAAATAAAAGGCGTCATCGGACCCGATGAATATCATACGGCATATCCATCATCTGAAAGACAGGGAATCGACAACAACGCCTACACCAACATCATGGCTGTATGGGTATTGAAATATGCATTAAAGACCCTCGACATTCTTGATACCCCACGGCGGGAAGAACTCTGTGAAGATCTCCAGCTCTCACCTGCAGAGCTTCAGCTTTGGGATGAAGTCAGCCGAAAAATGTTTGTTCCTTTTATGGAAGACGGTATTATCGCTCAGTTTGAAGGATATGATCAGCTCAAGGAACTCGACTGGGTAACCTACCGGACTAAACATGGTGAAAACCTGCGCCTCGATCGTATACTCGAAAGCGAAAACGATTCGGTAAACAATTATAAGGCAAGCAAGCAGGCCGATGTGCTCATGCTTTTTTACCTGTTCTCCTCTGCCGAACTTCGTTCACTTTTCGAACGGCTGGAATATCCATTCGACCCCGATCTCATACGGCGCGCAATCGATTACTACCGTTCCCGGACATCGCACGGTTCCACCCTCAGCCGCCTGGTTTTTTCCTGGGTTCAGGCCCGGTCCGACCGTGATTCGTCATGGAAAGCTTATGAAAAGGCACTGGTCAGTGATTTCCGCGATGTCCAGGGTGGCACTACCCCGGAAGGGATCCACCTTGCAGCTATGGCCGGGACACTCGATATCATGCAGCGCTGCTATTCGGGCGTGGAAGTGAGAGACGATGTTCTCTATATCAATCCTCACCTCCCGGAAGACCTGCACGAATTATCGTTCCGCATACGATACCGGAGCCACTGGATGGACCTGACTATCAACCGAACATCGCTCCGGATATGCTTTGAGGGGGGCTGGGGAAATCCTGTTACCATTGAAGCGGACGGCGAACGGTTCACTTTCAGCGAAAAAGGCAGTAAAACAATTTCCTTTACATAAAATAAGGAGCGAAACCCAGCGATGGTACGAAAAAGCCGTGAGGAAAAGCTCAAAAGCGAGCATCTACCGGAACGTGTCCAGGAACGCATACGCCACACCAGAAAAGAGAGCGTTCTGAGTGACTCGGTTCTGGGCGGCATTGATGGTGCGGTGACAACATTTGCGGTTGTAGCGGGCGCCCGGGGAGGTGGATTTGCGCCCATGGTCACAATTGTCCTGGGACTTGCCAATCTTCTGGCCGATGGTTTCAGTATGGCGGTGAGTAATTATGAAGCCCAGACTGCGCAAAAAGATGAGGTTAAAAAGCTGAAAGCCCAGGAAGAACGACAGGTCAGTGAAATTCCTGAAGGTGAAAAAGAAGAAATCCGGGCGATATTCCGGATCAAGGGTTTTAGGGGCGATATTTTGGAAAAAATTGTCGCCACCATTACCGCAAATCCGCAGGTGTGGATCGATACGATGCTCCATGAAGAACTCGGTGTAAGCGAAGAAAGGAAAAAACCTGTCCTTTCGGCAGCTGCTACCTTTACAACCTTTCTGGTAATCGGTATCATCCCGCTCATCCCTTTTCTGCTTCCTCTTCCCCTTTTTTCGGTCCCCCTCCCTTTCAGTGTGGGTCTGACAGCACTCACGTTCCTCGGCATCGGAATGACAAAAGGGAAAATCCTTCAGCGCCCGGTATTTGCCTCAGGAATTCAAACCCTTTTCACCGGTGGCGCAGCAGCCGTTCTGGCCTATGTAACAGCTATCCTGGTACGAAATATTTACCCGGATGTTGGAGGGTGAGGAAGAAAAAAGGGTAATGATCGACGAAAGTAGGTGATATAGGAACAACGTTCCGTGAAAAAGGTCTGTACCCGCAGCATCAGGTACTATTTCAAAACGCGCACTTTCACCCCCATTTTCTCAAGCGCCTTTTCGGCAAGGTTTCCCCAGTTCTTTCGTGCCCGGGGGTTTGCGGGACTGGGATGCGGAATATTGCCGATAACGACCTCGGCGCCGGCCAGGCTTTCACGACATTGCCTTTCTGCAAACCGGCCGATTCCAGCGACATACCGGGGTTTAAGATATTCGACCGTGTGGAGAAGTGCCTTATTGCATGCATCGAGCAGGGGTTTCCGTTCGGCAACCGGAATTTTGTCCGGTGTGATATTTTTACCCGATGAATCGAAAAAAATGAGCGGACAAAAGTTGGCCACGAAATATCTTTCAAAAAAGGTCTGCGGCATACCATACCGTGTCATGGCC is part of the Chitinivibrionales bacterium genome and encodes:
- a CDS encoding glycoside hydrolase family 65 protein translates to MESIDKNFNTTDRQLIYEGYNPEEEPLREALCTLGNGYFATRGAHESTTDDSIHYPGTYIPGGYNRLESNVRGQIIENEDLVNWPNWLPLTFRYTEDEVWFSPDTVELTTYRQILDLKTGTLTYIHEFMDDRGRKTRIESMRFIHMGKRHLASLRWRLTPLNWSGDIIIRSALDGRVSNNLVARYRQLNGNHLQPLKTGYSTENIIYLKVRTVQSDIHLAQAARTEVFDADDSPAAAKRITRQEEAYIAQDLFLSCRKNHPLYVEKVVSLHTSRDVATSESIYQSTNSLVKAPRIDTLYTMQKRAWKHLWERFDHRVEDHKQTQKILHLHAFHLLQTISINSIDLDTGIPPRGLHGEAYRGHIMWDELFVFPFLNYRLPVLTRSLLMYRYRRLDAARNAAREAGYKGAMFPWQSGSDGREESQSIHLNPLSGRWVSDITHLQRHVGAAIAYSIQQYYQTTDDKEFLYFFGAELILEIARFWCSLAEYNPDKKRYEIKGVIGPDEYHTAYPSSERQGIDNNAYTNIMAVWVLKYALKTLDILDTPRREELCEDLQLSPAELQLWDEVSRKMFVPFMEDGIIAQFEGYDQLKELDWVTYRTKHGENLRLDRILESENDSVNNYKASKQADVLMLFYLFSSAELRSLFERLEYPFDPDLIRRAIDYYRSRTSHGSTLSRLVFSWVQARSDRDSSWKAYEKALVSDFRDVQGGTTPEGIHLAAMAGTLDIMQRCYSGVEVRDDVLYINPHLPEDLHELSFRIRYRSHWMDLTINRTSLRICFEGGWGNPVTIEADGERFTFSEKGSKTISFT
- a CDS encoding radical SAM protein yields the protein MLFNKSAIVSVFTQLLLNEGMTGEFTRKHFEDWFYHAVVDEKNSNLTRNTRIERYHVLRSMYECILNNIKQGRVSRKAVVSAIDKLISPAILGYSKNTVGQRYTKEHNVPPPYFMVLSPTQRCNLNCAGCYASSLPGTQQTLEWPVVERIISEAHNLMGMRFFVISGGEPLLYESEGKKIFDLAEQFNSDAYFLMYTNGTLITNDIARRLADLGNLTPAVSLEGFEDQTDKRRGKGTYGKIMNAFEKLCHQGVPFGISVTVTPENIDLMLSDRFYEYCFDTLGATYMWMFHYMPIGREFAPHHMITPEQRFELFKKCKKVIREHPWFIADFWNSAHASRGCISCAKGGNGYFYIDWNGNIMPCVFVPYFKDNVRNLYAQNKTLVDALFSDFFAGGRSWQQRYIDRKENLLRPCLFRDHHGEFMDIAQGCNVKPQDDAARHAMEDTGYHAALEDFGSRLAELTDAYWREYFVESGETSGDNKNKAADRT
- a CDS encoding single-stranded DNA-binding protein; translated protein: AMTRYGMPQTFFERYFVANFCPLIFFDSSGKNITPDKIPVAERKPLLDACNKALLHTVEYLKPRYVAGIGRFAERQCRESLAGAEVVIGNIPHPSPANPRARKNWGNLAEKALEKMGVKVRVLK
- a CDS encoding archaemetzincin family Zn-dependent metalloprotease produces the protein MGEIDLPDKAYNPRRRQYRGGPLLDMLCGYRNRETGRVLGLVEGDCYVESLNFVFGLATRGGREALIALPRLRAGIAGRRPDPKTIDNRILKEALHELGHNWGLDHCNNPDCVMRFSLTLAEVDEKSSSFCKQCAVKRESKILERDGNTA